AGTCGCAGCAACAACTACGGGAAGCCTCGCAAACTGCGCGAGGCTGATCCGCTCATTCTGTGGCATCAGCGCTCACGACCACTGTCCTTTCATCCTCCGTGGTCGCGCGCAGCGCGGTGTTCGACTCAGGATGACGTCGGGTTGAAGTGGCGAGGATACACGAACTGAATTCCCGGATCCGGTATGAGACCATGCGATGATGCGGCTTGCATCCGCGTCTTCTTATCCCCAAATCACCCACAAGCGGTTTGGAGATGCCGATCACGAGACGAGGGAGGCGGGGATGGCGCTGGATCTGACGGGGCGGACGGCGGTGGTGACGGGGAGCAGCAAGGGGATCGGCTTCTCGATCGCCGAGGCGCTGGCGCGGGCGAACGCGAACGTGATCGTCTCCGCGCGCAACGCCGCGGAGGTGGCGGAAGCCGCGCGGCAGCTGGAGGGCGCGGGCGGGGGGAAAGTGCTCGGCATCCCCTGCGACGTGGGCAGGCTGGAGGACGTGCGGCGGCTGATCGGGGCAACGGCGGAGCAGCTGGGCGGGGTCGACATCCTGGTGAACAACGCCGGCTTCGGCATCTTCTCGCCGGTGGACCAGATCGACCCGGCGGAGTGGGACCGGCTGATCGCCACCAACCTGTCCGGCGTGTTCTACTGCTGCCACGAGGCGATCCCGCATCTGAAGAACAGCAAGGATGCGTGGATCATCAACATCGCGTCGCTGGCGGGGAAGAACCCGTTCGCGGGCGGGACGGCGTACAACGCCAGCAAGTTCGGCCTCGTGGGCTTCAGCGAGGCGCTGATGATGGACGTGCGGCAGCACGGCATCCGCGTCAACTACATCATGCCCGGAAGCGTGAACACCTACTTCAACGACAACGAGCCGGACGAGTCGGGCGCCTGGAAGATCCAGCCCGAGGACATCGCCCAGGTGGTGATGGACCTGCTCGCGCTCCCCTCCAACTCCCTCGTCTCGCGCGTGGAGATG
This region of Longimicrobium sp. genomic DNA includes:
- a CDS encoding SDR family oxidoreductase, producing MALDLTGRTAVVTGSSKGIGFSIAEALARANANVIVSARNAAEVAEAARQLEGAGGGKVLGIPCDVGRLEDVRRLIGATAEQLGGVDILVNNAGFGIFSPVDQIDPAEWDRLIATNLSGVFYCCHEAIPHLKNSKDAWIINIASLAGKNPFAGGTAYNASKFGLVGFSEALMMDVRQHGIRVNYIMPGSVNTYFNDNEPDESGAWKIQPEDIAQVVMDLLALPSNSLVSRVEMRPARPPKH